One genomic region from Ralstonia pseudosolanacearum encodes:
- the leuA gene encoding 2-isopropylmalate synthase has protein sequence MLKHPATKYRPFPPIALPDRTWPSKTITRAPIWMSTDLRDGNQALFEPMNAERKMRMFKMLVQIGFKEIEAAFPAASQTDYDFVRELIEGGHIPEDVTIEVLTQAREDLIRRTMESLRGARRAIIHVYNATSPVFRRTVFNTDREGVKRIAVESAKLIREIAESMPETQWTYQYSPEVFSGTELEFALEVCNAVTEAWDPTPAHKIIFNLPATVEMATPNVYADQIEWMHRHLARRDSILLSVHPHNDRGTAVAAAELAVMAGADRVEGCLFGNGERTGNVDLVTLALNLYSQGIDPGLDFSHVNDVARTCEDCTQLPVHPRHPYVGDLVFTAFSGSHQDAIKKGFAVQKPDAIWEMPYLPIDPADVGRTYDSIIRVNSQSGKGGIAYLLESGYGIAMPRRLQVEFSSTVQQLTDASGREATAADIWALFQETYLRTDGPIGYVSHRLTERDDGSQHIRLVVNIADREHVCEGVGNGPLDALVQALGAVLATPVSIHHYEERALGQGANADAIAFAELAAPGVAGSVFGVGIDANLTTASIRAVVGGVNRLAARHAQAQPGQSLLRHGTAPSVELA, from the coding sequence ATGTTGAAGCACCCCGCCACCAAGTACCGCCCGTTCCCGCCGATCGCCCTGCCCGATCGCACCTGGCCGTCCAAGACCATCACCCGTGCGCCGATCTGGATGAGCACGGACCTGCGCGACGGCAACCAGGCCCTGTTCGAGCCGATGAACGCCGAGCGCAAGATGCGCATGTTCAAGATGCTCGTGCAGATCGGCTTCAAGGAAATCGAAGCCGCCTTCCCCGCCGCCTCCCAGACCGACTACGACTTCGTGCGCGAGCTGATCGAAGGCGGACACATCCCCGAGGACGTGACCATCGAGGTGCTGACGCAGGCGCGCGAGGACCTGATCCGCCGCACCATGGAATCGCTGCGCGGCGCCCGGCGCGCGATCATCCACGTCTACAACGCAACCTCGCCGGTGTTCCGCCGCACGGTGTTCAACACCGACCGCGAAGGCGTCAAGCGCATCGCCGTGGAGAGCGCGAAGCTGATCCGCGAGATCGCCGAGTCGATGCCCGAGACGCAGTGGACGTATCAATACAGCCCGGAGGTCTTCAGCGGCACCGAGCTGGAGTTTGCGCTGGAGGTCTGCAACGCCGTCACCGAGGCGTGGGACCCGACGCCCGCGCACAAGATCATCTTCAACCTGCCGGCCACGGTGGAGATGGCCACGCCCAACGTCTACGCCGACCAGATCGAATGGATGCACCGCCACCTGGCGCGGCGCGATTCGATCCTCCTCTCCGTGCACCCGCACAACGACCGCGGCACGGCGGTCGCGGCGGCCGAGCTGGCGGTGATGGCCGGCGCCGACCGCGTGGAAGGCTGCCTGTTCGGCAACGGCGAGCGCACCGGCAACGTGGACCTGGTCACGCTGGCGCTCAACCTGTACTCGCAGGGCATCGATCCGGGGCTGGACTTCTCGCACGTCAACGACGTGGCGCGCACCTGCGAAGACTGCACGCAGCTGCCGGTGCATCCGCGCCATCCGTACGTGGGCGACCTGGTCTTCACCGCGTTCTCGGGCTCGCACCAGGACGCCATCAAGAAAGGCTTTGCGGTGCAGAAGCCGGATGCCATCTGGGAGATGCCCTATCTGCCGATCGACCCGGCCGACGTGGGCCGCACCTACGATTCGATCATTCGCGTCAACAGCCAGTCGGGCAAGGGTGGCATCGCCTATCTGCTGGAAAGCGGCTATGGCATCGCGATGCCGCGCCGGCTGCAGGTGGAGTTCAGCAGCACCGTGCAGCAGCTGACCGACGCCAGCGGCCGCGAAGCCACCGCCGCCGACATCTGGGCACTGTTCCAGGAGACCTATCTGCGGACCGACGGGCCGATCGGCTACGTGTCGCACAGGCTCACCGAGCGTGACGACGGCAGCCAGCACATCCGCCTGGTCGTCAACATCGCCGACCGCGAGCACGTCTGCGAAGGCGTGGGCAACGGGCCGCTGGATGCGCTGGTGCAGGCGCTGGGCGCGGTGCTGGCGACGCCGGTGTCGATCCACCACTACGAAGAGCGCGCGCTGGGCCAGGGCGCGAACGCCGATGCCATCGCCTTCGCGGAACTGGCCGCGCCGGGCGTGGCCGGCAGCGTGTTCGGCGTGGGCATCGACGCGAACCTGACGACCGCGTCGATCCGCGCCGTGGTGGGCGGCGTGAACCGGCTGGCGGCGCGCCACGCGCAGGCGCAGCCGGGTCAAAGCCTGCTGCGGCACGGCACGGCGCCTTCCGTGGAGCTTGCCTGA
- a CDS encoding mucoidy inhibitor MuiA family protein has protein sequence MARAFMGAAISATVAAAHAATPSRITEVTLYPDSATVVRTATVAPGARSVELTCLPPTFDPQSLRVEGDAAVRVGDIRTESVPSEGSDCAKTALDARIRAVEDQYASVSAQIKANALSAGYLKAVSERSGGDGRAPGTDFSTLGRATDALAHSAQEVYARGEQLKQREQALKAQLTALYQAHGTDTRKTVYTLSIAVAAPRGGELRVSYQTARAGWRPAYQASLDSVRRNIVIDRQATVAQATGEDWRGVRLRLSTGQPRSLPRGSEPSAWTLDIMPPPLAQRHAPALAAPAVRYGLRDSGETPLFPISMTQGTFATEFEVPGTVDLPSDAQKITYLLNSQTLPATFMARSTPRLDSTAYLVAVVDRPEGIWPAGAMQLRRDGAVVGATQWNPSEEDRLTLPFGQDELVSVTTEPAKTLQRSAGLLDSRKAQQIAAAYTVRNRHREPIAVEILEATPVSESDDIKVQSAFVPEPTQHAWQRKPGVIAWEQTLQPNESARFTADYVITYPKDAAIRGLR, from the coding sequence ATGGCGCGCGCGTTCATGGGCGCGGCCATTTCGGCAACGGTCGCGGCAGCGCATGCGGCCACGCCGTCGCGCATCACCGAGGTCACGCTGTACCCGGACAGCGCCACCGTCGTGCGTACCGCCACGGTGGCACCGGGTGCGCGCAGCGTGGAGCTGACCTGCCTGCCGCCGACATTCGATCCGCAAAGCCTGCGCGTGGAGGGCGATGCCGCTGTCCGCGTGGGTGATATCCGGACCGAGAGCGTGCCGAGCGAGGGCAGCGACTGCGCGAAAACGGCGCTGGATGCGCGCATCCGGGCCGTGGAAGACCAGTACGCCTCCGTAAGCGCACAGATCAAGGCCAATGCGCTGTCCGCCGGCTACCTGAAAGCAGTCAGCGAACGCTCGGGCGGGGATGGCCGCGCGCCGGGCACGGACTTCTCGACACTGGGCCGTGCGACCGATGCGCTGGCGCACAGCGCGCAGGAGGTGTATGCACGAGGCGAACAGCTCAAGCAGCGGGAACAGGCGCTGAAAGCGCAGCTCACCGCCCTCTATCAAGCTCACGGCACCGACACCCGCAAAACCGTCTACACCCTCAGCATCGCCGTGGCCGCACCGCGCGGCGGCGAGCTTCGTGTCAGCTACCAGACGGCGCGAGCGGGCTGGCGCCCGGCGTATCAGGCCAGCCTCGACTCGGTGCGCCGCAACATCGTGATCGACCGGCAAGCCACGGTGGCACAGGCCACCGGCGAGGACTGGCGCGGCGTACGGCTGCGGCTGTCGACAGGACAGCCGCGCAGCCTGCCGCGCGGATCGGAGCCGTCCGCCTGGACGCTGGACATCATGCCGCCCCCGCTGGCTCAGCGCCACGCGCCGGCTCTGGCCGCGCCGGCCGTGCGTTACGGTCTGCGCGACTCCGGCGAAACGCCACTGTTTCCCATCAGCATGACGCAGGGCACGTTCGCGACCGAGTTCGAAGTGCCCGGCACCGTCGACCTGCCATCCGACGCGCAGAAGATTACCTACCTGCTGAATAGCCAGACCCTGCCCGCCACCTTCATGGCACGCAGCACGCCGCGCCTGGACAGCACCGCCTACCTTGTCGCCGTGGTCGATCGCCCCGAGGGCATCTGGCCGGCCGGGGCCATGCAGCTGCGCCGCGATGGCGCTGTTGTCGGTGCCACGCAATGGAATCCATCGGAGGAAGACCGCCTGACCCTGCCGTTCGGCCAGGACGAGCTGGTGAGCGTAACGACCGAACCGGCCAAGACCCTGCAACGCAGCGCGGGTCTGCTGGACAGCCGCAAGGCACAGCAGATAGCGGCCGCGTACACCGTGCGCAACCGGCACCGCGAGCCCATCGCCGTGGAGATTCTGGAAGCCACGCCGGTCAGCGAATCGGACGACATCAAGGTGCAGAGCGCCTTCGTCCCCGAGCCGACACAGCACGCCTGGCAGCGCAAACCCGGCGTGATTGCGTGGGAGCAGACCCTGCAGCCCAACGAAAGCGCCCGCTTCACGGCCGACTACGTCATCACCTACCCGAAGGACGCCGCCATACGCGGCCTGCGCTGA
- a CDS encoding heavy metal translocating P-type ATPase has translation MTSHDHAHAKPAQTGCSGCCGHDQPAARDTAVRPAPAPAPHPGHDHAHDPHAAAAPAAPSDAAVRARASGRTRLRIAQMDCPTEERMIRARLGNAEGVVALDFNLLERHLTIHHTVDDVAPFLEALRAIGMDGEVLEAHDRAAAGPAAAGVSRRAWLLGLGGVAAFGAEAIAWSLGDHAWPVLGLALASIALAGGQTLRKGWIALRAFAFNIHFLMAVAVIGALLIGKWAEAAMVIFLFAVAEAIEARALVRARDAVRALTAIAPDTAEVADGAGGWRAAAVESVAMGTRLRVRTGSRVPVDARIVAGRAALDESPVTGESLPVEKAIGDAILAGTIVTDGVIEAEATAVAADSTLARIAAAIQEAQAQRAPTQRFVDKFAAIYTPAMMLLALAVAVIGPQVTADGWFAWTYRALVLLVIACPCALVISTPVTVVSGLAAAARRGIVVKGGVYLESGRRLRVLALDKTGTLTAGRPVLDTVALPDGTHRAVAALNAATDAVQLRALGVAATLDAHTTHPIAVAIVQAAAAHGAAQARGVDDLSVLPGRGVAGTLDGVRWHLGNAALVAERGFDTAAWRQAAERLQAEGMSAVTLCDASGTVALFGVRDRERAESAEAIAGLRALHVQPVMLTGDDRRAAQAIARAVGIDAVHAEQLPADKQRVVGELAAQYGFVGMVGDGINDAPALARADIGFAMGAAGTATALEAADVAIMDDDPRKLATFIRISRRTVAVLRQNIALALGIKAVFLALAVAGEATLWMAIFADVGASLLVVFNGLRVMRARA, from the coding sequence ATGACCTCTCACGATCACGCCCATGCCAAGCCCGCGCAGACCGGCTGCAGCGGTTGCTGCGGCCACGACCAGCCGGCCGCGCGGGACACCGCTGTCCGCCCCGCGCCTGCGCCTGCGCCGCATCCCGGCCACGACCACGCGCACGATCCCCACGCGGCGGCTGCTCCGGCCGCTCCGTCCGACGCTGCCGTGCGGGCCCGTGCCTCGGGCCGCACCCGCCTGCGCATCGCGCAGATGGACTGCCCGACCGAGGAACGGATGATCCGCGCCCGCCTCGGCAACGCCGAAGGCGTGGTCGCGCTCGATTTCAACTTGCTGGAGCGGCATCTCACCATCCACCACACCGTCGACGACGTCGCGCCGTTCCTGGAAGCGCTGCGCGCCATCGGCATGGACGGCGAGGTGCTGGAGGCGCACGATCGCGCGGCGGCCGGGCCCGCGGCCGCAGGCGTGTCGCGCCGCGCCTGGTTGCTGGGGCTCGGCGGCGTGGCGGCGTTCGGCGCGGAGGCCATCGCCTGGTCGCTGGGCGATCATGCCTGGCCCGTGCTGGGGCTGGCGCTCGCCTCGATCGCGCTGGCGGGCGGCCAGACGCTGCGCAAGGGCTGGATCGCCCTGCGCGCGTTCGCGTTCAACATCCATTTCCTGATGGCCGTGGCCGTGATCGGCGCGCTGCTGATCGGCAAATGGGCCGAGGCCGCGATGGTGATCTTCCTGTTCGCCGTGGCCGAGGCCATCGAGGCGCGCGCGCTGGTCCGGGCGCGCGATGCCGTCCGCGCTCTGACGGCCATCGCGCCCGACACGGCGGAGGTGGCCGATGGGGCCGGCGGCTGGCGGGCGGCGGCGGTCGAGTCGGTCGCCATGGGCACGCGCCTGCGCGTGCGCACCGGCAGCCGCGTCCCGGTGGACGCGCGCATCGTCGCCGGCCGCGCCGCGCTGGACGAATCGCCCGTCACCGGCGAGAGCCTGCCGGTGGAAAAGGCCATCGGCGATGCCATCCTCGCCGGCACCATCGTCACCGATGGCGTGATCGAGGCCGAGGCCACGGCGGTCGCCGCCGACAGCACGCTCGCCCGCATCGCCGCGGCCATCCAGGAAGCGCAGGCGCAGCGCGCGCCGACCCAGCGCTTCGTCGACAAGTTCGCCGCCATCTACACGCCCGCGATGATGCTGCTCGCGCTGGCTGTGGCCGTGATCGGCCCGCAGGTGACGGCCGACGGCTGGTTCGCGTGGACCTATCGCGCGCTCGTGCTGCTGGTGATCGCCTGCCCGTGCGCGCTGGTGATCTCCACCCCGGTCACCGTGGTCAGCGGGCTGGCGGCGGCCGCGCGGCGCGGCATCGTCGTCAAGGGCGGCGTCTACCTGGAAAGCGGCCGGCGCCTGCGCGTGCTGGCGCTCGACAAGACCGGCACCCTGACCGCCGGCCGCCCGGTGCTGGATACGGTGGCGCTGCCCGACGGCACGCACCGCGCGGTGGCGGCACTGAATGCCGCGACCGATGCCGTCCAGCTGCGGGCGCTGGGCGTGGCCGCAACGCTGGATGCCCATACCACGCACCCGATTGCCGTGGCGATCGTGCAGGCCGCCGCCGCGCACGGGGCGGCGCAGGCGCGTGGCGTCGATGACCTGTCCGTGCTGCCCGGCCGCGGCGTCGCGGGCACGCTCGACGGCGTGCGTTGGCATCTGGGCAACGCCGCGCTCGTCGCTGAACGCGGCTTCGATACAGCGGCCTGGCGTCAGGCCGCTGAGCGGCTGCAGGCCGAGGGCATGTCGGCGGTCACGCTGTGCGATGCGAGCGGCACGGTGGCGCTCTTCGGCGTGCGTGACCGCGAGCGCGCGGAGAGCGCCGAGGCCATCGCCGGCCTGCGTGCCCTGCACGTGCAGCCGGTCATGCTGACCGGCGACGACCGCCGCGCCGCGCAGGCCATTGCCCGGGCAGTCGGCATCGATGCTGTGCATGCCGAGCAGCTGCCGGCCGACAAGCAGCGCGTGGTCGGCGAGCTGGCCGCGCAATACGGTTTCGTCGGCATGGTCGGCGACGGCATCAACGACGCGCCGGCCCTGGCCCGCGCCGACATCGGCTTCGCGATGGGCGCGGCCGGCACGGCCACCGCCCTCGAGGCCGCCGACGTCGCCATCATGGACGACGATCCGCGCAAGCTGGCCACCTTTATCCGCATCAGCCGGCGCACCGTGGCCGTGCTGCGCCAGAACATCGCGCTCGCGCTGGGCATCAAGGCCGTCTTCCTCGCCCTGGCCGTGGCAGGCGAGGCAACGCTGTGGATGGCGATCTTCGCCGATGTGGGCGCGAGCCTGCTGGTGGTGTTCAACGGGCTGCGGGTGATGCGCGCGCGTGCTTGA
- a CDS encoding ATP-binding cassette domain-containing protein: protein MQNAEWPASPVSESQGNRRRHMKWSTASRPAVIYGHRAAWISIALIVIHQSLVAASTVFLTQVIERFQLGGDYLPFLYLYLAAMTLPYLPGCTSFIFLQRWINDAHHAFVGRLSEHISGKVAQYRNVSQRERVTATLARNSLPVLREYITFIHDLFSFTLNSALSMAVIVFLLPSKLALGYLTSFMLCVGFIFILRKTIAASSSDYEIRYLAYTDSLNRAWDNVALGNRYNETIWRRRKEEAGLHFYNAAMALQRRKQLGNMLLAGASLLPTIFLIVMIFRDGHASAPVVAAVVVNLTRIFLILNSLSALVYKALDFSAMRAKLEVLFAPMSAPLDGASISADHVGAIHINGAKVQGRSQVIDYVSNVEHGRFRITGPNGSGKSSALLALKEQFGDRCFLMPTNQANLAWEGVDETRSTGQQMISSLREVVSIEDVKYILLDEWDANLDQGNATGIDVVLDELASTKVIVEVRHLRGSQ, encoded by the coding sequence ATGCAAAACGCAGAGTGGCCGGCATCCCCGGTATCAGAATCGCAGGGCAATCGCAGGCGACACATGAAGTGGTCGACCGCCAGCAGACCGGCCGTGATCTACGGACACCGCGCTGCCTGGATCTCCATCGCCCTGATCGTCATTCACCAGAGCTTGGTGGCGGCTTCAACCGTGTTCTTGACGCAGGTGATCGAACGATTTCAGCTCGGCGGGGACTACCTTCCCTTTCTATACCTCTATCTGGCAGCCATGACGCTGCCTTACCTTCCCGGCTGCACCTCATTCATCTTCCTTCAGCGGTGGATCAATGATGCGCACCATGCATTTGTCGGCCGGCTCTCCGAGCACATCAGCGGAAAGGTCGCTCAATATCGCAACGTTTCGCAGCGCGAACGCGTCACCGCAACCCTCGCGAGGAACTCGCTACCGGTATTAAGAGAGTACATCACGTTCATACATGATCTGTTCAGCTTCACACTGAACAGCGCACTGAGCATGGCCGTCATCGTTTTCTTGTTGCCATCCAAACTGGCACTGGGCTATCTCACCAGTTTCATGCTTTGCGTTGGATTCATATTCATCCTGAGGAAGACAATCGCTGCATCCTCATCGGATTACGAGATCCGCTATCTGGCTTACACGGATTCGCTCAATCGAGCATGGGATAACGTCGCGCTCGGAAACCGCTATAACGAGACCATCTGGCGGCGTAGAAAGGAGGAGGCCGGTCTTCATTTCTACAATGCCGCCATGGCGTTGCAAAGACGAAAGCAACTGGGAAACATGCTTCTCGCCGGTGCATCACTGCTGCCGACGATCTTCTTGATTGTCATGATCTTCCGCGACGGGCACGCGTCTGCGCCAGTTGTGGCCGCCGTGGTGGTCAACCTCACCCGTATCTTTCTCATACTGAACTCGCTGAGTGCGCTGGTTTACAAGGCATTGGACTTCTCCGCGATGCGGGCGAAGCTCGAGGTCCTGTTTGCTCCCATGTCCGCACCCCTCGATGGCGCATCGATCAGCGCGGACCACGTCGGCGCGATCCATATCAATGGCGCCAAGGTGCAAGGCCGCTCACAGGTCATTGATTACGTTTCCAACGTCGAACATGGGCGCTTCAGGATCACCGGACCGAACGGCAGCGGAAAGTCCAGCGCCCTGCTGGCGCTGAAAGAACAGTTTGGCGACAGGTGCTTTCTCATGCCCACGAACCAGGCCAACCTGGCATGGGAAGGTGTCGATGAAACGCGCTCGACAGGGCAGCAAATGATCTCGTCACTGCGGGAGGTCGTCTCAATCGAGGACGTCAAATACATCCTGCTGGACGAATGGGATGCCAATCTTGATCAGGGCAATGCGACCGGAATCGACGTGGTGCTTGATGAATTGGCAAGTACCAAAGTGATCGTTGAGGTTCGCCATCTGCGAGGCTCGCAATGA
- a CDS encoding four-helix bundle copper-binding protein encodes MIHRPTAKENAKRFASVIQALHACETACAYCATECGKNGHAEAMGRCVSLCTDCAKFCALARDFLERNSEFAELLLEDCAEICQQTMEECAHHAEGHCRKCAEACEQCKKACLEVAGAAPLSAAQQKELLAAL; translated from the coding sequence ATGATTCATCGTCCGACCGCGAAGGAGAATGCCAAGCGTTTTGCCAGTGTGATCCAAGCGCTCCACGCCTGCGAAACCGCCTGCGCGTATTGCGCGACGGAATGCGGCAAGAACGGGCATGCCGAAGCCATGGGCCGCTGTGTCAGCCTGTGTACCGACTGCGCCAAGTTCTGCGCGCTCGCACGCGACTTCCTGGAGCGCAACAGCGAATTCGCCGAACTGCTGCTGGAAGACTGCGCCGAGATCTGCCAGCAGACCATGGAGGAATGCGCCCATCACGCTGAAGGCCATTGCCGCAAGTGCGCCGAAGCCTGCGAGCAGTGCAAGAAGGCCTGCCTCGAAGTGGCCGGCGCCGCCCCGCTCTCCGCGGCGCAGCAGAAGGAGCTGCTCGCCGCCCTGTAA
- a CDS encoding universal stress protein, translated as MHQRILAAFDGSHEARLAVDEAAALARAFGGRVRVVWAIGSPRMPEGVGLYSVEQLREEEHRTAAASLAELQHRFDADGTAAETGVLMLGDRDDDIGGALEHEAVRWQADTIVVGSQGKRGLARILLGSVAERTVKVSRRTVIVVRAQHPDHAGS; from the coding sequence ATGCACCAACGCATCCTCGCCGCCTTCGACGGCAGCCACGAGGCCCGCCTGGCCGTGGATGAAGCCGCCGCCCTCGCCCGCGCCTTCGGGGGCCGCGTGCGGGTGGTGTGGGCGATCGGCTCGCCGCGCATGCCGGAAGGCGTCGGCCTGTACAGCGTCGAGCAGTTGCGCGAGGAGGAACACCGGACCGCCGCCGCCTCGCTGGCCGAACTGCAGCACAGGTTCGATGCCGACGGCACCGCGGCCGAGACCGGCGTGCTGATGCTCGGCGATCGCGACGACGATATCGGCGGTGCGCTCGAGCACGAAGCCGTGCGCTGGCAGGCCGACACCATCGTGGTGGGCTCGCAGGGCAAGCGCGGCCTTGCGCGCATTCTGCTGGGCAGCGTGGCCGAGCGCACGGTCAAGGTGTCGCGGCGCACCGTCATCGTGGTGCGCGCTCAGCACCCCGACCACGCTGGCAGCTGA
- the xopAG gene encoding XopAG/AvrGf1 family type III secretion system effector, with protein sequence MSKIPKSLFNAIGPVTQHISDNSVPLRDLVKPIRQRPFPLIKAPKIGSENQGSGLSQFASGAMKYILGAGAAAYTYDTMANHFFLSTTALHDGKCGFTSDARLDKARPEAEENYQIYQSHPLAEQQAHNKSVNPFRLCGDNQFVTMTDYRVATRVYLSRMVDSKSAHALMSDNVQCLKGSYVKKEAVEQFNPTRLPRNFDLTQSAAYDQKNKYSLIGVRNEETGSFGYTSRSATHPFVAKGWDHFYQATRGENGVTPKQCVENLEALLERDATLGAEAQFAAGQLLLVYRQAYADEENWGNAESVVLADMYRHGLASQAEADKIELTRPPYQEDLDNGVLRRNTSCFGPILQRADIWAQEHILKKDPETIESINNPHVADLQYSPLSHFKLNLKGNGFEDCSGLGDSFTSLNATSCLNHARLMSGKERLSRDEVIVLIACLNAVYDNAGGIRHTLQEIASGCFTGAGYTNAEADDFYRRLCKNAAEMFYGGRNLKPLAQPEPPEFTSAASPAA encoded by the coding sequence CACACAACATATCAGCGACAATTCAGTCCCACTACGCGATCTCGTCAAGCCAATACGCCAGCGGCCCTTCCCATTGATCAAGGCGCCGAAAATCGGCTCGGAGAACCAGGGAAGCGGTCTTTCCCAATTCGCCTCCGGCGCCATGAAATATATTCTGGGTGCCGGCGCGGCGGCCTACACCTACGACACGATGGCCAACCATTTCTTTCTGTCGACGACCGCGCTGCATGACGGCAAATGTGGTTTCACCAGCGACGCACGGCTCGACAAGGCCCGACCGGAGGCGGAGGAGAACTACCAGATCTACCAAAGCCATCCCCTCGCCGAGCAGCAGGCGCATAACAAATCGGTCAATCCCTTCAGGCTATGCGGGGACAATCAGTTCGTCACCATGACGGATTATCGTGTCGCCACGCGGGTCTATCTCTCGCGCATGGTGGACTCCAAATCGGCCCATGCCCTGATGTCGGACAACGTTCAGTGCCTCAAGGGCTCTTACGTCAAAAAAGAAGCGGTGGAACAATTCAATCCCACCAGGCTCCCCAGGAATTTCGACCTGACCCAGAGCGCGGCTTATGACCAGAAAAACAAATACTCCCTGATCGGGGTCCGCAACGAAGAAACCGGCTCCTTCGGCTACACCTCGCGCTCGGCGACCCATCCATTCGTGGCCAAGGGCTGGGATCATTTCTACCAGGCCACGCGGGGAGAGAACGGCGTCACCCCCAAGCAATGCGTGGAGAACCTGGAGGCCTTGCTCGAGCGCGACGCCACGCTGGGCGCCGAAGCCCAGTTCGCCGCTGGCCAGCTCCTGCTGGTCTACCGGCAGGCCTACGCCGACGAGGAAAACTGGGGCAATGCCGAATCGGTCGTGCTGGCCGACATGTATCGACACGGCCTGGCGAGCCAAGCGGAAGCTGACAAGATCGAGCTGACCCGGCCGCCTTATCAGGAAGACCTGGACAACGGCGTGCTCCGGCGGAACACCAGCTGCTTCGGGCCGATACTGCAGCGCGCCGATATCTGGGCCCAGGAACACATCCTCAAGAAAGACCCCGAAACGATCGAGAGCATCAACAACCCGCACGTGGCGGACCTGCAATACTCGCCCCTGTCGCATTTCAAGCTGAACCTGAAAGGCAACGGGTTTGAAGACTGCTCGGGGCTCGGCGATTCGTTCACGAGCCTCAATGCCACGTCATGCCTGAACCACGCGCGACTCATGAGCGGCAAGGAACGCCTGTCCAGGGACGAGGTCATCGTCCTCATCGCGTGCCTCAATGCCGTATACGACAACGCGGGCGGGATCCGGCATACGCTGCAGGAAATCGCGAGCGGCTGTTTTACCGGGGCCGGATACACGAATGCGGAGGCCGACGACTTCTACCGGCGGCTGTGCAAGAACGCCGCCGAGATGTTCTACGGCGGACGGAACCTGAAGCCGCTGGCGCAACCGGAGCCGCCGGAGTTCACGAGCGCGGCCAGCCCCGCCGCCTGA
- the cadR gene encoding Cd(II)/Pb(II)-responsive transcriptional regulator, whose product MKIGELAQRTGVSIETIRFYEAQGLLPPPARATNNYRVYTPEHAEQLAFIAKCRSLDMAHAEIRRLTELQTNPQASCQEINRLLDEHLRHVEARIAELTELKRQIEAIGQRCTTAASVAECGVLQSLHEEALPARGADHHADHADAEHAHRHIRGVHR is encoded by the coding sequence ATGAAAATCGGCGAACTCGCACAGCGCACCGGCGTCAGCATCGAAACCATCCGCTTCTACGAAGCGCAGGGCCTGCTGCCCCCGCCGGCGCGCGCCACCAACAACTACCGCGTCTACACGCCCGAGCATGCCGAGCAGCTGGCCTTCATCGCCAAGTGCCGGTCGCTCGACATGGCGCACGCTGAAATCCGTCGGCTGACGGAACTGCAGACCAATCCCCAGGCGTCGTGCCAGGAGATCAACCGCCTGCTCGACGAGCACCTGCGCCATGTCGAAGCCCGCATCGCCGAACTGACCGAGCTCAAGCGCCAGATCGAGGCGATCGGGCAGCGGTGCACCACGGCGGCTTCGGTGGCGGAGTGCGGCGTGCTGCAGTCGCTGCACGAAGAGGCGCTGCCGGCCAGGGGCGCCGATCATCATGCCGACCATGCCGATGCGGAGCACGCGCATCGGCATATCCGCGGCGTGCATCGCTGA